One Oryza sativa Japonica Group chromosome 8, ASM3414082v1 DNA window includes the following coding sequences:
- the LOC4344602 gene encoding uncharacterized protein gives MVDTDERWRAAVIGGGGDAATATEPSLPAAITRRLRELAWEDKDKEKARTVVDLVDSETPIECDHEEGHLCPSPCSDIPSMVAASGGGGGNEEMGKVNCNEKHTYGEEKEKEKEKVVETKSELKPKPRRKNWEEEELTWEEKVLKVLHMVRIWEVTEFDPKMEWFEPTRLCLFNTAFFDLDKESKAGLGPPIHSLTSSDYRHLETSMNIISIKVVESDVGYPISIFGTVLARDQYDYRCVYLFRRSRDDPQIITSPEDMLTLTGPKRGLGAKDYMFFEFNLKMKGDDGVDKDFSKGLLPYNVVCRTGRLETLHLRSWLSVVEFAFVTVQYAVEATLAVKMLGGASVFTGRVTAWTTGNDEDEIVLYDSEVADTRTEITADGSVQLNRGLVVVPLDKELVLNICVFEGEDEAQSFEFILGHYDEEFTCKQGCYEFQVNIIWTAVKTRRRPNMWKRIGCIVLLL, from the exons ATGGTGGACACGGATGAGCGGTGGCGCGCTGCGGTGATTGGCGGTGGTGGAGATGCTGCTACTGCGACGGAGCCTAGTCTGCCCGCCGCGATAACGCGGCGTCTGCGGGAGCTCGCATGGGAGGACAAGGACAAGGAGAAGGCTCGCACGGTCGTTGATCTAGTCGACTCCGAAACCCCTATCGAATGCGATCACGAAGAGGGTCATCTTTGCCCTAGTCCCTGCTCCGACATTCCTTCTA TGGTTGCAGctagcggtggtggtggtggcaatgaAGAGATGGGCAAGGTGAATTGTAATGAGAAGCACACATATggtgaggagaaggagaaggagaaggagaaggtggtggagACTAAGTCGGAGCTGAAGCCTAAACCGAGGAGGAAGaattgggaggaggaggagctcacaTGGGAGGAGAAGGTGTTGAAGGTTCTTCACATGGTTCGTATATGGGAGGTGACTGAATTCGACCCCAAGATGGAGTGGTTTGAGCCTACCCGCCTTTGCCTCTTCAACACCGCCTTCTTCGACCTCGACAAAGAGT CTAAGGCTGGGCTTGGGCCACCGATTCACTCGCTCACTTCCTCTGATTATCGCCATTTGGAGACCTCCATGAATATCATTTCAATCAAGGTTGTCGAATCTGACGTGGGTTACCCTATCAGCATCTTCGGCACCGTGTTAGCGAGAGATCAGTATGACTATAGGTGTGTGTATTTGTTCAGGCGTAGCAGGGACGATCCCCAGATCATCACCTCACCG GAGGACATGCTAACTTTGACAGGCCCAAAGCGAGGTCTTGGTGCAAAAGATTATATGTTTTTCGAGTTCAATTTAAAGATGAAGGGCGATGATGGAGTTGACAAAGATTTTAGCAAAGGTTTGCTGCCATACAATGTCGTCTGTCGAACAGGGAGACTCGAGACTTTACATCTCAGGAGCTGGCTAAGTGTAGTGGAATTTGCATTCGTGACTGTTCAATATGCCGTTGAAGCTACCCTTGCGGTGAAAATGTTAGGGGGGGCATCTGTTTTCACTGGTAGAGTGACTGCTTGGACTACTGGaaatgatgaagatgaaataGTTCTCTATGACAGTGAAGTTGCAGACACTCGGACAGAGATTACAGCTGATGGATCTGTTCAGCTAAATCGTGGTTTAGTAGTTGTCCCATTGGATAAGGAGCTGGTGCTCAATATTTGTGTGTTTGAGGGTGAAGATGAAGCTCAAAGCTTTGAGTTCATTCTAGGGCACTATGATGAAGAATTTACCTGCAAGCAAGGCTGTTATGAGTTTCAAGTTAATATTATTTGGACGGCAGTAAAGACTCGGCGACGGCCCAATATGTGGAAGCGCATTGGTTGCATTGTACTGTTACTTTGA